In the Pseudoliparis swirei isolate HS2019 ecotype Mariana Trench chromosome 21, NWPU_hadal_v1, whole genome shotgun sequence genome, one interval contains:
- the arhgap36 gene encoding rho GTPase-activating protein 36 isoform X2 has translation MLGQNVRLQPVPIQSLSELERARLQEVALYHLEERDLDFKISIPREIHKRRKSLRRKFDSFSKEKKERESAPKAFGIPLSQVIANDRAYKLRQEALKESRRDCLDLEASVLLFRAEKRHFFNGSSSIAAPAPFSETQSKPLSPTFLDNSGRGQRRGGLSVDSISDLVESQSRLLEALQLSHPAELELMKTPGGGGSSEGRGQTKLSLNPVYKQVPRVLERCCSHIESYGLQTVGIFRVGSSKKRVRQLQEEFDRGADVQLDEEHGVHDVAALLKEFLREIPDPLLPRDMYTAFLHANALRGADQLLYLQHLLYLLPPCNCDTLLRLLSLLHTVQSFSQDSVSPNQEEITGNKMTAANLAVIFGPNLLQRERAGDASVHAMGIEDSTAVINTTLVLVQNHQRLFTVSAELQQEVLMSLIQTDPDIIDYLLRRKFSGSHVTPEGGDGGEPAARRDTGASLDSAGASSGSLTPLEPPAPLFAPAGPGGEGGLSSEVFLHVLRLNRNRPENRLGEAPAGKSIRHMRQFHSHHNLLSLARDPEARDPEARDRRAAPGGGVWVRRPAPDDGKPAPPAAANFWDFFTGRGSGSETMV, from the exons ATGCTGGGTCAGAACGTGCGGTTGCAGCCGGTTCCGATCCAGAGCCTGTCGGAGCTGGAGCGGGCCCGGCTGCAGGAAGTGGCGCTGTACCACCTGGAGGAGCGAGACCTGGACTTCAAGATCAGCATCCCGAGAG AAATACACAAACGGAGAAAATCCCTACGCAGGAAGTTCGACTCCTTCtcgaaggaaaagaaagagcgAG AATCGGCCCCCAAGGCGTTCGGCATCCCGCTCTCCCAGGTCATCGCCAACGACCGGGCCTACAAGCTGCGGCAGGAGGCCCTGAAGGAGAGCCGGCGGGACTGCCTGGACCTGGAGGCCAGCGTGCTGCTCTTCAGGGCCGAGAAGAGGCACTTCTTCAACGGCTCCTCCTCCATCGCGGCTCCGGCGCCCTTTTCTGAGACCCAGAGCAAACCGCTGTCGCCCACGTTTCTGGACAACTCGggacgaggacagaggagg ggcGGTCTGTCGGTGGACTCCATCTCCGACCTCGTGGAGAGTCAGTCTCGCCTGCTGGAGGCGCTGCAGCTCTCTCACCCGGCCGAGCTGGAGCTGATGAAGacgccgggcggcggcggctcgtctgaggggcggggccagaccAAGCTGAGCCTGAACCCCGTCTACAAGCAGGTGCCCCGCGTGCTGGAGCGCTGCTGCAGTCACATCGAGTCCTACG GTCTGCAGACGGTGGGCATTTTCCGAGTCGGTAGCTctaagaagagagtgagacag CTGCAGGAGGAATTCGACAGAGGAGCCGACGTCCAGCTGGACGAGGAGCACGGCGTCCACGACGTGGCGGCGCTGCTCAAAGAGTTCCTACGAGAGATCCCAGACCCCCTGCTGCCCAGAGACATGTACACGGCCTTCCTGCACGCCaacg cCCTCAGAGGAGCAGACCAGCTCCTCTACCtgcagcacctcctctacctgctGCCTCCCTGTAACTGTGACACGCTGCTGCGCCTCCTCAGCCTGCTGCACACGGTGCAGAGCTTCTCCCAGGACAGCGTGAGCCCCAACCAGGAGGag ATCACCGGGAACAAGATGACGGCCGCCAACCTCGCGGTGATCTTCGGGCCCAACCTGCTGCAGCGGGAGCGCGCAGGGGACGCGAGCGTGCACGCGATGGGCATCGAGGACAGCACGGCGGTCATCAACACGACGCTCGTGCTCGTGCAGAACCACCAGCGGCTCTTCACG GTGTCTGCGGAGCTGCAGCAGGAGGTTCTGATGAGTCTGATCCAGACCGACCCGGACATCATCGACTACCTGCTGCGCAGGAAGttcag cgGCAGCCACGTGACCCCGGAGGGCGGCGACGGCGGGGAGCCGGCGGCCCGCCGGGACACGGGGGCGTCCCTGGACTCCGCGGGGGCCTCCAGCGGGAGCCTGACCCCCCTGGAGCCGCCGGCCCCCCTGTTCGCGCCCGCCGGCCCCGGCGGGGAGGGCGGCCTCAGCAGCGAGGTGTTCCTCCACGTCCTCAGGCTCAACCGGAACCGACCGGAAAACAGACTCG gtgaggcGCCTGCTGGTAAATCCATCCGCCACATGCGGCAGTTCCACTCGCACCACAACCTGCTCAGCCTGGCCCGGGACCCCGAGGCCCGGGACCCTGAGGCCCGGGACCGGCGGGCGGCGCCGGGCGGCGGCGTGTGGGTGAGGCGGCCGGCGCCCGACGACGGGAAGCcggcgccgcccgccgccgccaaCTTCTGGGACTTTTTCACAGGAAGAGGATCAGGGTCAGAAACCATGGTCTGa
- the arhgap36 gene encoding rho GTPase-activating protein 36 isoform X1 translates to MLLLYGPSPPPALHTEDRPLRPDMQFYYVGDHTWATMLGQNVRLQPVPIQSLSELERARLQEVALYHLEERDLDFKISIPREIHKRRKSLRRKFDSFSKEKKERESAPKAFGIPLSQVIANDRAYKLRQEALKESRRDCLDLEASVLLFRAEKRHFFNGSSSIAAPAPFSETQSKPLSPTFLDNSGRGQRRGGLSVDSISDLVESQSRLLEALQLSHPAELELMKTPGGGGSSEGRGQTKLSLNPVYKQVPRVLERCCSHIESYGLQTVGIFRVGSSKKRVRQLQEEFDRGADVQLDEEHGVHDVAALLKEFLREIPDPLLPRDMYTAFLHANALRGADQLLYLQHLLYLLPPCNCDTLLRLLSLLHTVQSFSQDSVSPNQEEITGNKMTAANLAVIFGPNLLQRERAGDASVHAMGIEDSTAVINTTLVLVQNHQRLFTVSAELQQEVLMSLIQTDPDIIDYLLRRKFSGSHVTPEGGDGGEPAARRDTGASLDSAGASSGSLTPLEPPAPLFAPAGPGGEGGLSSEVFLHVLRLNRNRPENRLGEAPAGKSIRHMRQFHSHHNLLSLARDPEARDPEARDRRAAPGGGVWVRRPAPDDGKPAPPAAANFWDFFTGRGSGSETMV, encoded by the exons gGGGACCACACCTGGGCGACCATGCTGGGTCAGAACGTGCGGTTGCAGCCGGTTCCGATCCAGAGCCTGTCGGAGCTGGAGCGGGCCCGGCTGCAGGAAGTGGCGCTGTACCACCTGGAGGAGCGAGACCTGGACTTCAAGATCAGCATCCCGAGAG AAATACACAAACGGAGAAAATCCCTACGCAGGAAGTTCGACTCCTTCtcgaaggaaaagaaagagcgAG AATCGGCCCCCAAGGCGTTCGGCATCCCGCTCTCCCAGGTCATCGCCAACGACCGGGCCTACAAGCTGCGGCAGGAGGCCCTGAAGGAGAGCCGGCGGGACTGCCTGGACCTGGAGGCCAGCGTGCTGCTCTTCAGGGCCGAGAAGAGGCACTTCTTCAACGGCTCCTCCTCCATCGCGGCTCCGGCGCCCTTTTCTGAGACCCAGAGCAAACCGCTGTCGCCCACGTTTCTGGACAACTCGggacgaggacagaggagg ggcGGTCTGTCGGTGGACTCCATCTCCGACCTCGTGGAGAGTCAGTCTCGCCTGCTGGAGGCGCTGCAGCTCTCTCACCCGGCCGAGCTGGAGCTGATGAAGacgccgggcggcggcggctcgtctgaggggcggggccagaccAAGCTGAGCCTGAACCCCGTCTACAAGCAGGTGCCCCGCGTGCTGGAGCGCTGCTGCAGTCACATCGAGTCCTACG GTCTGCAGACGGTGGGCATTTTCCGAGTCGGTAGCTctaagaagagagtgagacag CTGCAGGAGGAATTCGACAGAGGAGCCGACGTCCAGCTGGACGAGGAGCACGGCGTCCACGACGTGGCGGCGCTGCTCAAAGAGTTCCTACGAGAGATCCCAGACCCCCTGCTGCCCAGAGACATGTACACGGCCTTCCTGCACGCCaacg cCCTCAGAGGAGCAGACCAGCTCCTCTACCtgcagcacctcctctacctgctGCCTCCCTGTAACTGTGACACGCTGCTGCGCCTCCTCAGCCTGCTGCACACGGTGCAGAGCTTCTCCCAGGACAGCGTGAGCCCCAACCAGGAGGag ATCACCGGGAACAAGATGACGGCCGCCAACCTCGCGGTGATCTTCGGGCCCAACCTGCTGCAGCGGGAGCGCGCAGGGGACGCGAGCGTGCACGCGATGGGCATCGAGGACAGCACGGCGGTCATCAACACGACGCTCGTGCTCGTGCAGAACCACCAGCGGCTCTTCACG GTGTCTGCGGAGCTGCAGCAGGAGGTTCTGATGAGTCTGATCCAGACCGACCCGGACATCATCGACTACCTGCTGCGCAGGAAGttcag cgGCAGCCACGTGACCCCGGAGGGCGGCGACGGCGGGGAGCCGGCGGCCCGCCGGGACACGGGGGCGTCCCTGGACTCCGCGGGGGCCTCCAGCGGGAGCCTGACCCCCCTGGAGCCGCCGGCCCCCCTGTTCGCGCCCGCCGGCCCCGGCGGGGAGGGCGGCCTCAGCAGCGAGGTGTTCCTCCACGTCCTCAGGCTCAACCGGAACCGACCGGAAAACAGACTCG gtgaggcGCCTGCTGGTAAATCCATCCGCCACATGCGGCAGTTCCACTCGCACCACAACCTGCTCAGCCTGGCCCGGGACCCCGAGGCCCGGGACCCTGAGGCCCGGGACCGGCGGGCGGCGCCGGGCGGCGGCGTGTGGGTGAGGCGGCCGGCGCCCGACGACGGGAAGCcggcgccgcccgccgccgccaaCTTCTGGGACTTTTTCACAGGAAGAGGATCAGGGTCAGAAACCATGGTCTGa